AAGCCGAGGTCATCTATGAGCCGGCGGAAGAGCGCTCCCAGCGGCTCCCCGTACCAACTGCGCTGAAGCTCTCTGGCTCTGGCCGTGGCCTCTTGCTGTACTGCGTCCACTCTTACTACTCCCCTTCGCTGGTGCGAACCTCGCGAGCATCTTACGGAGAGTGGTCGCACGGCGGGAGTCCCTATCATTTTGCGAGATGAGGGGGTACACCCGGTACTCTGTTCTGCGGAACGACCCCCTCTCTCGCGTGGGACGGGTGCGTCCAGTTCCATGGGGCCTTAGCTCAGTTGGTAGAGCGCTGCCTTTGCAAGGCAGATGTCAGGAGTTCGAATCTCCTAGGCTCCACTCTCTTTAGCCCCTCTGATGCGTAAATAGCAGCAGGTCAGGGTGGGTGTGGGCAGGGCTGGGTGCCCGGTGGCCGTTGAGGGCCGCCGGGTGTCTGGTCTGCCGGTCAGGCGGCGGTCTCCCTGGGGTTGAGGGTGACGGTGTAGCCGAGTTGGTTGAGCTGGCCGATGGCCCGGCGGGTGGCGCGTTCGGGGTCGCGTTGGGTGAAGTAGCTGCCGCCGAGTTCTTGGTAGGCGGCGTTGTCGGTGAGCATGTGCCAGATCGCGGTGATGATCGAGTGCTCGACGGCGACCAGGGCCCTGAGCGGGCCGCGGCGGGCGGTCAGGCGTTTGTAGCGGGCGGCGAGGTAGGTGTCCTTGGTTCTGACCGCGCCGAACGCGGCGAGCCCGGGGGCGCCTTTGAGGTAGGGGTTGCCGGGCCGGACCTTGGTGTTCTTGGTGCGGCCGGCGGATTCATGGTGGCCGGGGCAGACCCCGGCCCAGGACGCGAGGTGCTTGGCGGAGGCGAACCGTGTCATGTCCCCGCCGGTCTCCGCGATGATCACCTCGGCGGTGGCCTGGTTGATCCCGGGGATGGTGTCGAGCAGGTCGAGGGCGCCACGAAAGGGCGACATCGCCTCCTCGACCCGTCCGCTGATCTGGTCGATCATCCCGGTGAGCTGGTCGTACTGGTCCAGATGCAGGCGGGTCAGGAAGGCGTGGTGTTCGCGGAAGCGTCCGGTCAGGGCCTCGGTGAGTTCGGGGATCTTGCTGCGGAGCTTGCGTTTGGCCAGGTCCGCGAGGACGTACGGGTCGGCTTCGCCGCGGATGAGGGCTTCGAGCATGGCCCGGCCGGAGACGCCCATGATGTCGGAGGCGACCGCGGACAGCTTGATTCCGGTGTCCTCCAGGAGTTTCTCCAACCGCTGGACCACACGGCTGCGTTCGCGGGTGGCGGTGGTCCGGGCGCGGGTGAGGTCTCGTAGTTCGCGGATCGGCTGGGGTGGGACGAAGGAGGGCCTCACCAGGCCATGGGCGCCGAGCTGGGCCAGCCAGGCCGCGTCCGAGACGTCCGTCTTGCGGCCGGGCAGGTTCTTGACCTGCCGCGCGTTGACGAGGATCACGTTCAAGCCCTCGGCCAGCACGTAGTAGAACGGCTTCCAATAGTCCGAGGTCGCCTCGATCACCACCAGGGTGACCTCGGTGGCGAGCAGGTGATCCCGCAGGTCCAGGACTGCGTTCGAGGTCGATCCCCACGTCGTGGTCTCGGCCGTGAAGGACCCCCGCCGCTTCGTACTGGGGGTGCGGACGCATACCTTGGCGTCCTTCTTGCTGATGTCGAGGCCGGCGCAGCGTTCGTGCAGCACGTCCACGGTCTTGCTCCCTCCCTCGCCGGACAACCGGGTATGCCGTTCCGGGAGGGCCAGGGTGAATCAGGAATTCTGACGCACGTGCTTCACAGCAACACTCCACGGTTCCCGTGGACGGCCCCCAGCACCACGCTGACCTGCGAGCTCACGGGCATCACAGAGGCATCGGTTTCGGCCGGAACGAACACCCCAAGGTTCCCGAACCGGTACCAGCCCCCGGCAGGGCAGACAGAAGCACCCCCGGCGCGCGCCCGGGATTTACCACGCCCCCGGCGCGCACCGAAGGTGCGCTGGATCGCTGACCTGCGGTAACGCGGATCAGAGGGGCCTTTTCGTGTGCTGACTGGCATGGTTCTTGCCCTCGGCTGTGCCGGCGAGCGGCCCCAGGTGGATCACCGACCTGCGCGATCTGCGCCGCGGTCGTCATCACGCCGCTCGCGTCCGCCGCGTCGGCCGGCTTGCCCTGGGCCGGCGCCACGGTGAGCAGCGGGCTCGTGACCCGCCGAGCTGCTGCGGCAGGGTGCCCGCACCGGCTGCGGCGGTCATGGCTCTACCTCTTCAGACTCTTCAGAGGCGGCGCGGACGAACCCGGCGGCGGTGGTGCGCATCGTTTCGCAACTGTTCGCACGGAGACGGTGTTTCTACCGTCGGCCGCATCGTGGGTTTCCCGAGCGGGACGCGAGCGTGCTGAACGAAATTCATGACGAACGAAGGAGTCGTGCCATGCCGACCACCAGCCCTGCCACCGGCGTCGCCACGGTGGTGTTCCATGCCACGCGCGTGGGGTCGCTCGTGCTGGCAGCGACGGACGACGCGCTCGTGCTGTGCTGCTACGGCACGGCAGAGACGGCGGCGGAGCGGCTGAGCCGGGCGGGACTGAGCCCGGTGGAGCCCGGAGAAGCGGGAGCGCCGGGGCTCAAGGTGCTGGACGAGGCCCGGGAGCAGATCGACGCCTACCTGAGCGGCGGGCGCCGCGCATTCACCGTTCCGGTGGACCTGCGGCTCGCCACCCCCTTCAGCCGGCTCACCAACATGAGGCTCGCGGAATTCGTCCCGTACGGGCGGACCGCGACCTACGGGCAGCTGGCCCAGGCGCTCGACCGGCCCCGCGCCGCGCGGGCCGTCGGTACGGCGCTGGGCGCGAACCCGCTGTGCGTGGTCCTGCCCTGCCACCGGATCGTCGGCGCGACGGGCAGTTTCAGCGGGTACGCGGGAGGGCCGGAGGCCAAGCGCGATCTGCTCGCCCTCGAAGCGGCCGGCGCACGGCCCGCGCACTGACCCTCCCCCGCCACAGAAAGCAGAGCACGTGAGCGCCTACGAGCCACCTCAGCTTCCGGGCTTCGACCTGCCCGGTCCGGCCTCCACCACGTCCTTCACCGCGTACGCACCGGAAGGCGCGCCGGCGACGGGTGGCGCGCCGGCCCTGGAGAACCTCGGCTGGCGGGCGCTGGCCGCCGAACTGGACAAGGAGGGAGTGGCGTTGACCCCGCCGCTGCTGACGGCCGGGCAGTGCGCGAACCTGCGGGAGCTCTTCGACGATCCCACCGCGTTCCGCAGTACGGTGACGATGGCGCGGCACCGCTTCGGCGAGGGCCTCTACCGCTACTTCTCCCACCCGCTGCCCGAGCTCGTCCAGAACCTGCGGGAGCAGCTGTATCCGCCGCTCGCCCGGATCGCCAACGACTGGGCGCGGCGGCTGGGGCAGCCGGCGTTCGCCCCCGAGTTCGACGGACTGATCGCGGCGTGCGCGGCTGCCGGGCAGCACCGCCCGACACCGCTCCTGCTCCGGTACGAGCGGGGCGGCTACAACTGCCTGCACCAGGACGTCTACGGCGATCTGACCTTCCCGCTCCAGGTGGCGATCATGCTCGACCGGCCGGACGAGGACTTCACCGGTGGAGAGAGCGTCTTCGTCGAGCAGCGCCCGCGCGCCCAGTCCCGCCCGCTCGTCAAGAGGCCCGCACAGGGCCAGGGAATGATCTTCACGGTCAGCCACCGTCCCGTGCGCTCGGTGCGCGGCTGGAGCCGGGTGACCCTGAGGCACGGGGTGAGCTCCGTGACCAGCGGGCAGCGCCACGTGCTGGGCGTCATCTTCCACGACGCCCGATAGCGGCGGAATCAACCGGCGCGGGGACCCGGTTTCTGCCGCCTGCTTCCAGTGAAGCGGCAGCACTGACACGTTCGCAGGTCAACCCCTACCCACCGGGAGTCAATGCCTGGCAGAACCGCCGGTACGACTGGAGGATCGCTGGAGTGTCGCACCACCGACCTTCCGTACGGTCGACTCTGCGACGGCGCGGGGATCTTGCCGGCCGCTCGTGCACCACGGTTGATCCGGCGGTTCAACGGGAGGAGCGAACATGCAGCAGGTCCAGGTCGCAGGGGGCGGCGCGACAACGGGGCACGATCCGGGACCGGGCGGTCCGGGTCCGTCGCCCACCAGCTCGCAGCACCGCCTGATCACGGCCTCGCTGCAGACGCTGGCGCAGCAGATGAACGAGATCGCCGAGCAGGCGTCCGCGCTGCTCACGACGCCGGCCGGCGGCGCGGCCACCGACTCCGAGGTCTTCGGGCGGATCGCCCGCAGAACCGTGCCCCGCTGGCACTTCGCGATGCTGAACGACGTCGAGCGCAACGAGGCCCTGGTCGGCGCCCTGGAGCGGGGCATACCGGCCGGGGCGACGGTCCTGGACATCGGTTCGGGGAGCGGGCTGCTGGCCATGGCCGCGGCGCGGGCCGGCGCGGCCCGCGTGATCACCTGCGAGATGAACCCGATGCTCGCCGAGGTGGCCCGCCAGGTGGTCGACGCCCACGGGTTCAGCGATGTCATCACGGTGATCGGGAAGCCTTCCAACCTGCTGGAGATCGGCCAGGACCTCGACGGCCCGGTGGACGTGCTGATCTCGGAGATCGTCGACTGCGGTCTCATCGGCGAGGGCCTCCTGCCGTCGATCCGGCACGCGCGCCGGCACCTGCTGAAACCCGACGGGATCATGCTCCCCTCCGCGGGCCGGCTCTACGGCCGCCTCGTCAGCAGCGAGGACATCCTGCGGCTCAACCAGGTCACGACGGCCGAGGGTTTCGACGTCTCCCTCATGAACGTCCTGGCCACCCGCGGGCACCTCCCGGTGCGGCTCAACACCTGGCCCCACCGGTTCCTGTCCGACACCGCGGAGGTGCTGGCGTTCGACCTGGCCGAGGACGACCTGGAGCCGGGTGAACGCCCGGTCGACCTGGTCCCGAGCGCCGACGGAGAGGCGCACGCCCTGGTCGTCTGGTTCGAACTGGACATGGGGAACGGCACCACGCTGTGCAACTCCCCGGAGAACACCCGCTCGCACTGGATGCAGGGATGGGTCCCCCTGGAGAAGCCGGTGCAGGTGAAGGCGGGTGAGACGGTCCCCCTCCGCCTCCGCTGGAGCGATTTCTCCCTCAGCGCGCACATCTGACCCACCCGGCCCGCCCACCAGGCACGCGGCCGCACGTCTTGCGATCCGGACCAAGGAGCACGCAATGAGTCACGTACCCGAGCACATCCCGTTCGAGCTCAGCGGCACCGCCCTGCGCGACGCCATCGTGCAGTACGCCACGAATCCGATCTTCCTCGACAACACGGACTGGCAGAACCACGACAACCCGTACCGGCGCCAGCTGCGGCCGCAGGTGCTCCCGTACCTCGACTTCGACAAGGTGCCGGGCCGGGAGAACATCCTCGACTACACCAGCCTGGCCACGCAGCGCCTGCTCACCTCCATATACGAGGCCGACCTGGTGTTCTTCCCCAAGTCCGGGCTCAAGGGCAAGGAGGAGGACTTCCGGGCGTTCTACAGCCCCGCCAACCGGGCGCTCGGCGAGCGGGTCCGCCCCGCCCTGGAGCGGTACGCCTTCGGCTTCCTCGACGACGAGGTCGAGACCTCGGGCAAGTGGACCAAGGCCAGCCTCGACAGCTACCTGGACTCCCTCGACATGGGCGGCGGCGAGGAGCGGACGCCGGTGGAGCAGGCCATCACCGGCTCCGGCGACCCCGAGCGCGCGGCGCGCATGTGGCTGGTGCAGTTCGCCGCGGACTTCTTCTCCGAGGCGTCGCCGATGATCCGCAACGTGCTCGGCTACTACGGTCCCGTCCAGTCCGAGTGGTTCAAGGTCGTCATCGACGAGTACGGCTACGGCGTGCACGACACCAAGCACAGCACCCTGTTCGAGCGGACGCTGGAGTCCGTCGGTCTCCAGGCCGACCTCCACCGGTACTGGCAGTACTACCTCAACAGCAGCCTGCTGCTGAACAATTACTTCCACTACCTCGGCAAGAACCACGAGCTGTTCTTCCGCTACGTGGGCGCGCTGTTCTACACGGAGAGCTCGCTGGTCGACTTCTGCCAGCGCGCCGACCGGCTGCTGCACGGCGTCTTCGGCGACTCCGTCGACACCACCTACTTCACCGAGCACGTCCACATCGACCAGCACCACGGCCGCATGGCCCGCGAGAAGATCATCGCGCCGCTGATCGAGGCCCACGGCGAGGGGATCATCCCCGAGATCGTCCGCGGCATCGAGGAGTACCGGGTGCTCCTGGAGGTCGCCGACCAGGACTTCTGCGCGCAGATCGCCTGGATGGACGACCAGCCGGAGCTCAAGAAGCTGCACGGCCCCGTCTACGAGGCCATCCGGGAGGGACGGGTGGAGGCGCCGGTGGCGCACCTGGTCGAGCCCTTCAACGAGCTGTCGAACACCCACTGCCACGAGGGCGACGAGCTCTGCCACATCGTCTCGGGCACCATGCGCTTCGAGAGCGGACTGGGCTCCTCGCTGACCCTGGAGGCCGGCGAGGGCGTCGTCATCCGGCGCAACCGGCTGCACGGCGCCGACATCCTGTCCGAGGAGTGCGTCTACGAGATCCACTCGGTGGGGGACTACCGCACATGCCTGTAGTGAGCTTCCCCGTCGCCGGGCGGGAGAACTGCGTGGTCGTCGCGGGCACCTCGTACGTGTACGCGACGGTCGACGGCCGGGGCTTCGTGATGAACGCCGAGTGCCCCCACCGGGGCGGCCCGCTGCACCTGGCCGGCGTGACGCCGGACGCCTCCCGGCTCGTCTGCCCCTGGCACGACCGCAAGACGTCCGCGGCGCGGCTGCGCGCCGAGATCCCGGCGGTACGGGCCGGCAGCCGGGTCACGGCGGTCTTCCCCGACAGCCGGCCGGCCGGACGGCCGGCGGTTTCCGGCCGGCCGTGCGGCGTCACGAGCCGCGAGTACCGGCCCCTGTCGCCCGAACTCGCCCGCCCGGGCGCGGCGGTCTGACCCCTTCCGGCCAAGTCCGGGGCCGGTGCAACGCCCCGGACCCGGCCGGTGTTCTACAGGTGATGGCGGGTGCGGGGCGGGGCCGTGAGGGGCCCGCACCGCACCCGCCGGACGCATGACGACGAACGAGGAGAGTGGACCATGGCGTGGGACGGGGAGAAGCCCCTTCTGCTGTTGATCGGGAGCAGCGGCCGGCGCAGCAGGGAGTTCATCCTGCGGACGGTGAGCCGGCGCTACGCGTTGTGGCTCCTCCAGCCCGCACCGGTGAGCTGGGAGGACCCGTACGTGGTGGGGAGCACGGTCGTCGACAACACCGACCCGCACGCCCTGGTCGAGGCCGCCCGTCAGGTGGCCGCCACCCACGAGGTGGCCGGGGTGTTCTGCTACGACGAGGGACTGGTCACGCCCGCCGCCCATGTGGCGCAGGCGCTGGGGCTGCCGGGCAACTCCCCCGAGGCGGTCACCGCCTGCCGGGACAAGAACGCCACCCGCATCGCGCTGGACGCGGCCCGGGTCGCACAGCCGGTCTCGATCGGCGTCCGCTCCCTGGGCGAGGCGCGGGCCGCGGCGGAGAAGATCGGCTTCCCCGTCGTGGTGAAGCCGCGCGGCCTGGCCGGCGGGATGGGCGTGCGCAAGGCCGACGGCCCCGAGGACATGGAGAACGCCTACCGGGCCGCCTCCGGCGCCTCCTACCCCGGAGTGCCCGTCTTCGACGTGTCGGTCCTGGTGGAGGAGTACGCCGACGGCCCGGAGATCAGCGTCGACGCGGTCTTCTTCGGCGGCGAGTGCGTGCCGCTCGTCGTGGCCCGCAAGCAGGTCGGCCTGGCGCCCTTCTTCGAGGAGACGGGCCACGAGGTCGACGGGGCCGATCCGCTGCTGACCGACCCCGAACTGCTGGAGGCACTGCGCGCCGCGCATGCCGCGCTCGACTTCCACACGGGAGTCAGCCACACCGAGTTCCGCATCACCGCCGGCGGTCTGCGCCTGATGGAGGTCAACGCCCGTCTCGGCGGCGACATGATCCCCTACCTCGGGCACCTGGCCACCGGCGTCGACGTCGCGATGGCGGCGGCCGACACCGCCGCGGGCCGCACGCCGGACACCACGGCGCAGCACCGCAAGGCCGCCGCGATCACGTTCCTCTACCCCGACGAGGACGTCGAGATCGAGGCCGTGACCGTCCACGAGGACCGCTTCGGTCCCGATGTGCACAGCGCCGAGGCCATGGTCGACCCGGGTGCGGTGCTGCGCCTGCCGCCCCGCGGCTACATCTCCCGCTACGCCCGCGTGATCGCCCTGGCCGACTCCGTCGAGCAGGCGCGCGCCGCGCTGCTGCGCACCCCGGAGATCGTGGAAGTCGCCTCCCGGCCGGTGGAGGTGCCGGCTCCGTGAGCACCACCGGACAAGGCTCCCCGGAGGGACGCAAGGCCGTCCGGCCTTCCGTCACCGAGACACTGAGGGGGATCCCCGGCCCGATCTGGCTGGTCCTGGTCGGCATGCTGATCAACCGGCTGGGCACCTTCCTCCAGATCTATCTGGTGCTCTACCTCACCGACAAGGGCTTCAGCACCTCCGCGGCCGCCTTCGCGCTCGGTGCGTACGGAGTGGGCTCGGTCGTCGGAGTCCTGGTCGGCGGTTCGGTCTCGGACCGGATCGGCTACGCGCGGACCATCGTCGGTTCCATGGCGTTCGCCAGCCTGCTCACCCTCAGCCTGGTCTACCTCGACACCCTGCCCCTGGTGATCGCGGTGGCCGCGGTGATCGGTGTGGTGGCCCAGGCCTACCGGCCCGCCTCCTCGGCGCTGCTGGTGGAAGCCACCCCCGAGGAGCACCACGTGATGGTGTTCGCCGTCTACCGGATGGCGTTCAACCTCGGCACCACCGCGGGCCCGCTGATCGGCGCCCTGCTCATCACCTACTCGTACAACCTGATGTTCTACGCCGAGGCGGGCGCGCAGGCGGGCTTCGCCCTGCTGGCGCTGGTCCTGGTCCGCACCGGCACGACCGCCGGTTCCGCCGGGCCGAAGCCGGAGGAGGGCAGCCGGTCGTACCTGGCCGTGCTGCAGGACAAGCGCTACCTGCTGTTCCTGCTGGCGCTGTTCCTCAACGCCGTCGTCTACATCCAGCACACCTCCGCCCTGCCGCTCCAGCTCAAGGCCGACGGCCACGGCCCGACCTTCTACTCGGTCCTGCTGTCGCTGAACGCGGCCATGGTCATCTGCCTGGAGCTGCTGTTCACCAAGTACGTGCAGCACCTCCCGGCCCGGTTCGCGGTCGCCCTGGGCATCGGTCTGGTGGGTGTCGGCATGAACCTGTACGTGGCCGGCCCCGGCATGGCCATGTTCGTCGTCGCGACGGTGGTGTGGACGATCGGCGAGATCGTCGGCACCCCGACCGCCTCCGCCTGGCCCGGCCGGGTCGCCCCCGCACACCTGCGGGGCCGGTACATCGCCGCCTGCGCGTTCCCGATGCAGATCGGCTACGCGGTCGGCCCGGTGATCGGCATCGCCGCCTGGCAGGCGTCGGCGGCCTCCGTGTGGTGGCTGTGCGGCGGCCTGACCGCGGTGGCGGTCGTCGCCATCCTCTTCGGCATGGCCGAACCGCCCGCCGCCGAGAAGGAGCGGGCCGCCGGGTCCGATCCGGCCGGCGCCCGTCCCGCCGAGCCGACCGGGGCGACCTCCGGCCCGGTCGCACCGGCAACCGCAGAAACCCCCTGAGCCCCCTCCCCGCCCCGTATCCGGAAGTGAGCGAAGCTGCCCATGCCCTACGCAGACGGCATCGAGAAGTTCGTGGAGACCGTCGACGGCGCCCTGCCACCCGACTTCTACACCTATCCCGTCGAACGACAGCGCGCCCTGTACGACGCGCTGACCGAGGTGCTGCCGATCCCGGTGCCCGAGGGGGTCAGCCACCGGGACGCGAGCGTCACCCACGGGGGCCGCACCGCCCGGATCCGCATCTACGAACCGGCCCGGCGCGCGGGCGACGCCGTGCTGTTCTACATACGCGGCGGCGGCTTCGTCATCGGCTCGCTCCACAGCCACCACAGCCTGGTCGCCGAACTCGCCGACCGTACCGGTCTGGTGGCGATCGCCCTGGACTTCGGCATGGCCCCGGAGAACCCGTACCCCGGGCCGCTGGAGGACTGCTACGCCGGACTGTGCGGAACCCTGGCCGACCTGCCCGCGCTCGGGCTCGACGGCATCGGCCCCGAAGCCGCGGTGCTCTGCGGGGAGAGCTCGGGGGCCAACATGGCCGTGGTCCTCTCGATGATGGCGCGCGACCGGGGCGGCCCCCGGCTGCGCGGCCAGGCGGTGATCAGCCCCGTGCTGGACTTCACCCGCTGGCGGCACGGCGGCGAGGACGCCCCCCTGCTGTCCGGTGGCGAGATGGAGTTCTACACCGCCTGCTACTGCCCCGAGCCCGAACAGGCGGAGAACCCGTACGTCTCGCCGCTGCTGACCGGCGAGTTCCACGACCTGCCGCCCGCCTACGTGGTGGGCTGCGAGATGGACTCGCTGCGCGTCGACGCCGAGAAGTACACCGCCCGGCTGGAGCAGAACGGGACGCCGGTGACGTACGTGATGGAGGAGGGCATGGTGCACGCTCCGGTGCGCGCCCGCCGCATCAGCGAACCCGCTGGTGAGTTCTTCGCGCGCTACTGCGACGCCGTGACCGCTCTGGCCGGAAAGGCGGCCGGCCGTGACGGACGCTGAACGCGCGGCGGGCGCACCGCGGGGCAGCGGGCCCTGCGTGATCGTCGACCCCTACTCCTCGGGAGCCCTCTTCGCGGAGCCGCTGACCGAGCACGGCGTGCCGGTGGTGGCGGTGGTGACGGGCCCCCGCCCGCCGGAGGCCTACGCCTCCTCCTACCGGCCGCAGGACTTCGCCGAGATCATCGTGTACGAGGGGGACCTGGAGCCGGTCGTGGAGCGGTTGCGGGAGCTGGACCCGCGAGCCGTCCTGGCCGGCTGCGAGTCCGGGGTGGAACTGGCCGAGCGCCTCGCCCCCCGGGTGGTGCCCGGGCGCAGCAACGTGCCCGAACTCGCGGCGGCCCGGCGGGACAAGAGCAGCATGGCGGCCGCCGTCGCGGCGGCCGGCCTGCCGGTCATCCCGCAGATCTGCACCGACGACGCCGAGGAGGTCGCGGCCTGGCTGGAGCGCGAGGGCCTGGCCGGGGCGGACCTGGTGGTCAAGCCGCCCAAGAGCGCCAGCACCGACGGCGTGATCAAACTGGCGGGCGGGAAGGACTGGAGGGCGGTCTTCGGCCGCCAGCTCGGCCGGACCAACCAGTTCGGCGAGACCGACGACCGGCTCATCGTGCAGAAGTTCGTCACCGGCACCGAGTACGTGATCGACACCTTCAGCCACGACGGGAAGCACGCCGTGGTCGACGTGTGCGCCTACCGCAAGGTCGACAACGGTCCGCACATGGCGGTCTACGACACCATGCGGTGGCTCTCCCCGGACGACCCGGCCATCCCGGGCCTCGCCGAGTACGTCTTCGGCGTCCTGGACGCGGTGGGCCTGCGCTTCGGTTCGGCCCACGTCGAGGTGATGGGCACCGCGGACGGGCCGCTGCTCATCGAGCTCGGCGCCCGCCCCCACGGCGGCGGCCAGCCGCGCTTCAACCGCAACGCCACCGCCGACAGCCAGATCGACCGGACGGTGCGCTGGCTGACCGGGGGCGAACTTCCCCAGGGGTACGAGCTGCTGCTGCACCAGATGTGCGTCTTCCACATCGCGCCCCGCACCGGCACCGTCTCCGGAACGGCGGCCCTGGAGGCCCTCCGCGACCTCCCGAGCCACCACTTCTCGGTCCAGAGCCTGAAGGACGGCGACCACGTCCGCGCCACCCGGGACCTGGTCGACAGCCTCAACTTCGGGTTCGTGATCCTCGCCCACCCCGACGAGGAACAGATCCGGCGCGACTACGAGGCCGTCCGAGCCGCGGAACGCCTCCTGTCCATCGAGGAGTAGAGATCAACACCGCCGCGTTCCTGGTGAGTTCCCTGATCGTGATCATGATGCCCGGCCCCGACCTCGTCCTGATCACCGGTCTGGTGCTGAACGGGTCCCTGAGGGTGGCCACCGCCGCCGCCCTCGGCATGATCACGGCCGGGGCCGCCCAGGCCGGGCTCGGTGCGGCCGGGCTGGCCGCGTTGCTCGCCGCCAGCCCGGAGCTGTTCGCGGCGTTCCGGTGGGCCGGCGCGCTCGTCCTGCTCGGATGGGCCGCGCTCGCCCTGCGGCGGTTCTCCCGGCCGGCCGGCGCCGAGGCCCCGGCGGCGCAGGCCCCGGCGGCCGGGGCCGCCGCGGTCCGGGTCGCCGCCTCGGCCGGGCCCCGCGACCGGCAGGCCTTCGTGCAGGGCCTGCTGTGCACCGGGTCCAACCCCAAGGTGGGCATCTTCCTGATGGCCTTCCTGCCCCAGTTCGTGCCCGCGGGCATGGCTCCCGAGGCGGGCGTCCCCCTGCTGGCCGCCTGCTACCTGGCCCTGGGGCTGATCTGGCTCCTCACCTGGATGAGACTGGTCCACCGGCTCGCCCGGCACCTGCGGTCCCCGCGCACGCTGCGGATCGCCGACGGGCTCACCGCCGTCGTGTTCGGTGTGTTCGCCGGCCGGCTGGCACTCGGCGGCTGACGTGGCCGCCGCCCGCGTCACACGGCATGCAAGCGCTCCGTGTCGCCCTGCAGCGCCAGTCTGCGCGCGTAGCGCAGGAGCGGAGCGGGGAGCGAGAACCGGCCGGGCACGCACTCGCGGAGCAGGCTCGCACCGACCAGGCGCCGCAGCATGTGCGTCGCCTCCATCGGGGTCGTGCCGGCCAGTTCCGCCATGGTGTAAGCGTTGGCGAGCCGCCCCTCGGTCTGCGCGAGCAGCCTGAAGCAGCGCCGCACGGGTTCCAGCAGGGACACGTAGGAGAGTTCGAACGCCGCGTGGGCCGCGGCGAACAGGTCGTCGCTCGCGACCGGCAGGTCCGAGAACGCCCCGGCCTCCTGCAACTCGACGCAGAGCTGGGCGATCCCGCTCCCGGGGTACTCCGCGAGCCGGGCCGCGAGGAGCCGGATCGCCAGCGGGAGACCGCCGCAGTGCCGGACCAGCGCCATCGCGGCCAGCGGCTCGGCCTCCACCCGGCCGCTGCGCAACAGCCGGCCCAGCAGCGCCAGCGCCTCGTCCCGGTCGAGCACGTTGAGGTCGAGCCGGGGCACACCGTCCCGGGCCACCAGCCCCGGCAGGGTGTTGCGGCTCGTGACCAGGACCGCGCACCTCGCCGTCCCCGGGACGAGCGGCCGGATCTGGCTCTCCTCGCGCGCGTTGTCCAGGACGATCAGCATCCTCCGGTCCGACAGCAGGGTGCGGTACAGGTTCGCGGCTTCGTCGAGAGTGTCGGGGATCTCCCCGTCCGGGACGCCCAACGCCCGTAGAAAGGAGGCGAGTACCTCCTCGGGGCGCAGGGGACGCCGGTCGCCGTAGCCGTGCAGGTCGCCGTACAGCTGGCCGTCCGGAAAGCGCTCTCGGACCAGGTGTGCCCAGCGCACGGCGAGTGCCGTCTTGCCCACCCCGGGGAAACCCGTGA
Above is a genomic segment from Streptomyces sp. NBC_01233 containing:
- a CDS encoding IS110 family transposase; the encoded protein is MDVLHERCAGLDISKKDAKVCVRTPSTKRRGSFTAETTTWGSTSNAVLDLRDHLLATEVTLVVIEATSDYWKPFYYVLAEGLNVILVNARQVKNLPGRKTDVSDAAWLAQLGAHGLVRPSFVPPQPIRELRDLTRARTTATRERSRVVQRLEKLLEDTGIKLSAVASDIMGVSGRAMLEALIRGEADPYVLADLAKRKLRSKIPELTEALTGRFREHHAFLTRLHLDQYDQLTGMIDQISGRVEEAMSPFRGALDLLDTIPGINQATAEVIIAETGGDMTRFASAKHLASWAGVCPGHHESAGRTKNTKVRPGNPYLKGAPGLAAFGAVRTKDTYLAARYKRLTARRGPLRALVAVEHSIITAIWHMLTDNAAYQELGGSYFTQRDPERATRRAIGQLNQLGYTVTLNPRETAA
- a CDS encoding methylated-DNA--[protein]-cysteine S-methyltransferase; its protein translation is MPTTSPATGVATVVFHATRVGSLVLAATDDALVLCCYGTAETAAERLSRAGLSPVEPGEAGAPGLKVLDEAREQIDAYLSGGRRAFTVPVDLRLATPFSRLTNMRLAEFVPYGRTATYGQLAQALDRPRAARAVGTALGANPLCVVLPCHRIVGATGSFSGYAGGPEAKRDLLALEAAGARPAH
- a CDS encoding 2OG-Fe(II) oxygenase is translated as MSAYEPPQLPGFDLPGPASTTSFTAYAPEGAPATGGAPALENLGWRALAAELDKEGVALTPPLLTAGQCANLRELFDDPTAFRSTVTMARHRFGEGLYRYFSHPLPELVQNLREQLYPPLARIANDWARRLGQPAFAPEFDGLIAACAAAGQHRPTPLLLRYERGGYNCLHQDVYGDLTFPLQVAIMLDRPDEDFTGGESVFVEQRPRAQSRPLVKRPAQGQGMIFTVSHRPVRSVRGWSRVTLRHGVSSVTSGQRHVLGVIFHDAR
- a CDS encoding 50S ribosomal protein L11 methyltransferase, whose translation is MQQVQVAGGGATTGHDPGPGGPGPSPTSSQHRLITASLQTLAQQMNEIAEQASALLTTPAGGAATDSEVFGRIARRTVPRWHFAMLNDVERNEALVGALERGIPAGATVLDIGSGSGLLAMAAARAGAARVITCEMNPMLAEVARQVVDAHGFSDVITVIGKPSNLLEIGQDLDGPVDVLISEIVDCGLIGEGLLPSIRHARRHLLKPDGIMLPSAGRLYGRLVSSEDILRLNQVTTAEGFDVSLMNVLATRGHLPVRLNTWPHRFLSDTAEVLAFDLAEDDLEPGERPVDLVPSADGEAHALVVWFELDMGNGTTLCNSPENTRSHWMQGWVPLEKPVQVKAGETVPLRLRWSDFSLSAHI
- a CDS encoding iron-containing redox enzyme family protein, with the protein product MSHVPEHIPFELSGTALRDAIVQYATNPIFLDNTDWQNHDNPYRRQLRPQVLPYLDFDKVPGRENILDYTSLATQRLLTSIYEADLVFFPKSGLKGKEEDFRAFYSPANRALGERVRPALERYAFGFLDDEVETSGKWTKASLDSYLDSLDMGGGEERTPVEQAITGSGDPERAARMWLVQFAADFFSEASPMIRNVLGYYGPVQSEWFKVVIDEYGYGVHDTKHSTLFERTLESVGLQADLHRYWQYYLNSSLLLNNYFHYLGKNHELFFRYVGALFYTESSLVDFCQRADRLLHGVFGDSVDTTYFTEHVHIDQHHGRMAREKIIAPLIEAHGEGIIPEIVRGIEEYRVLLEVADQDFCAQIAWMDDQPELKKLHGPVYEAIREGRVEAPVAHLVEPFNELSNTHCHEGDELCHIVSGTMRFESGLGSSLTLEAGEGVVIRRNRLHGADILSEECVYEIHSVGDYRTCL
- a CDS encoding Rieske 2Fe-2S domain-containing protein, which codes for MPVVSFPVAGRENCVVVAGTSYVYATVDGRGFVMNAECPHRGGPLHLAGVTPDASRLVCPWHDRKTSAARLRAEIPAVRAGSRVTAVFPDSRPAGRPAVSGRPCGVTSREYRPLSPELARPGAAV